The window TCGTATAATCTTACTGTTACCAGTTATTATTCAAGGGTTCCTCTTCGGTTACGCCGCAACCTATAATCTCAACAAGGTTCCCTATGTATTGATTGATGAAAGTCATACGCAGACCGCAGCTGCATTAGAATCGACTATTAATTCATCCGGTGTTTTTGAACTGTATCAATCTGCGAACTCTCCGGATATAATCGCACCACTAATAGACTCCAACAAGGTTATTATGGCGGTTATCATACCTCAGGATTTTGAAGAAAATTTAAAGCATAAACAACCTACATCTATTACTGTTATTGTAAATGGAACGAATACAATGACTTCAGGTCTTGCAGCAGCCTATATGGGGCAAATCATTTCTCAATTCAATCAGACTTGGTTAGGTGTTGAGCATAAGGGAATCACGATTGAATCTCGTACCTGGTACAATGAAAATCAGCAGTCTTCCTGGACTTTCTTGACAGGTCTCGTTATATTGATCAGTATGACACAAGTTATCATGTTGGGGGGCTTATCTGTGGCGAGAGAACGAGAGCAGGGGACCTTTGATCAATTATTGGTGACGCCCGTATCATCTATGCAAATTTTGATTGCAAAGTCTATACCACCCATGATAATAGGACTGTTTCAAAGTACTGTATTGTTATTAATAGCCATGTTTTGGTTTAAAGTTCCATTTCGGGGCAACATATTTCTTGTGTATGCCGTGTTGTTTACATTTATAAGTAGTAGTATTGGATTGGGGTTATCTATTTCGGCTATTGCAAAAAATATGCAGCAAGTTCTCGTATATGTTTTTGTCTTTCTTTTTCCACTAGCATTATTGTCCGGATTAATCACACCTGTACATAACATGCCGAAAATATTGCAATATCTTACATATGGAAATCCTATGCGGTTTTCTGTTGATGCAATGCGCAGGATTTATTTAGAAGGTGCAGGATTGACGGATATTTGGTTTAATTTTATTCCTATGATTATCCTAATCATTATAAGCATGTCCATAGCAGGATGGCTATTTAGAAATCGCGTTGGATAAAGCTAATGATTAGATTGTTAAACTTTTTATATTTTGTTATAACAATACGGCAGACCTATATAGCATTTTTTTATTAATAAATATGCTACTGCCGTATTGACTAAATGAATGTAGACTGTTAGAATAAAGGCATAGAAAATATCATATTTGGGAATAGGTGCTGAAAAGCATAATAGAGAAGCCGGTTAAAGGCCGGCACGGTCCCGCCACTGTATGGTCGAGCGAGTCTAAATTAAGTCACTGGGAAACTGGGAAGGCTAGATGAGCGATGACGCCGAGTCAGGAGAACTGCCTATTCAACATTCACCATTTGACCTACGAGAGATAGGGAGGAGAAGTTAATAGCTCCTTTTTACGTATTCGTAAAAAGGATTTTTTAGTTCTATTGGATCTAAATTGCATTATAGTTGATTTAGATTTTAGTTCTATACGACCTAAATGTCGTGCTATGGTCATGGTGGATTACCTTTTTGGTATTACCAGCATGACATATGTTATGACTGTTAATATATTTTATGGTAAATGTAGGGCATGCATTTATTCATCATCATCCTAAAAAAGAGGCTGACCCAGGGTTCTAGTAGTTCGGATTCTGGGTCAGTCTCTTTTTATTTTGCAAATATTAATTATCGGTAAGACCTTTTAGATTGAGACCTGTAGAGTTTAGGTTTAGATGAGGCGTTAAGCGTTAATAGATATACAATTGTAGAGTTAAGATTTTTTAGTTTTAGTATTTGTTTTAGGTTTATGTAAATCATAAGGTTTAGATAGTTGCTTTTCTTGGAATTTATTTTTAGATATATGGATTTTAAGTCATTTATAAAAAAATGATTGACGATGAATTCCATACATGATATTATTATTTCAGTTGAGACGCGGGAGTGGCGGAATTGGCAGACGCACCAGACTTAGGATCTGGCGCCTTACGGCGTGGGGGTTCAAGTCCCTTCTCCCGCACCAACTTTATTGCACCTTTAGAGGTGTATTTTTTTTGCCTAAAATTAAGTAGTTAATGTGGATATTTATATCGATAAAAACTTGTAATTTAATAGTAGGGTAGGGACAGAATTAACTACTACATTATATGTTATAATAAATAAGTTAGAACTATTTAATTAATACAATCATAGTAATACTATATGGTGCAGTATGAATAATACATTAACAAAACTGCTTTCACAGAACCCATCCTTTGTGGATGGGCTAAACGCATTTCAGCGTAAGGGAAAGTCAGTCATATATGGTCTTAGTGGATCTCAAAAAAGTTTCCTCTTAAGCCAAGCTTTTTCTGTAGGTCTTAAAAAGCCTGTAGTCATCGTAGTCCATGATAAGGATCATAAGGAGATGTGGGAGCGAGATTTAGCTTTCTTTTGGCCTAATGTGCTAGTCCAATCATTTCCTATAACAGATCATGTAGACTTTACAACTGTAGCACGTAGTCTTGAAGACCAAGGTGCACAAATGCGAGCTTTAGCATTATTAGCATGGCAAGAGCCGGCAGTAGTCATTGCCAATGCTGAAGAGGTTACACAATATGTTGTATCCCCTCATTATTTAAAGGGGCAATCGTTGCATTTTGCTTTGAATGATACAATTGAACGTGATGTAGCTCTTGAACAGCTCGTAACAATTGGATATGAACGCGTAGACCAGGTGGAACAACGTGGTCATTTTGCCGTGCGTGGAGATATTTTGGATATTTATCCTGTAAATAGTGATCATCCGATTCGCATTGAGTTTTTTGGTGATGAAATCGATACATTGCGTTTCTTCTCTGTTGAGAATCAACGTTCTATTGAGCAAATCGAATCCTATACGGTGACGCCTTTCTTTCTTGGTAAAAGTGATGCGGACAGTACTTTATTATCTTATGTGAAAGAGGGCACTTTGATTTATGATGAGCCAGGTCGTATTCAAGAGGCGTTAAAGAAATTCTTAAAAGAAGATCCTACACATCGGAAAAATCATTGTGATTGGAATGAACTACAACGTACTGTAGATGCTACGAATCAAGTGGCTTTCACATTTATGCAACAACGTTCTATTGGACTTGCAGGATTTAATCCTATTGGCATTCAAGGGAAGACGATGACGAGCTTTGAGCGTCAAATTCCTCTATTAACAGACGAAATAAAGCAATGGCATCGTTTAAATCACCAAGTGGTACTAGTATTAAATAATCAGCAACGACGAGAAGGTATTGAGCGCGCCCTTGAAGGAGAGAATATTGCATTTATTCATAGTGATACATGGATAGCAAAGCCGAACACTGTCGTTATTTTAAAGGGATTATTAACAGATGGTTTTGAATTGCCCAATAGCCATCTCGTGGTTGTTGTAGAAGGTAATATTTACGGACAGCAAAAGCGCAAGCTTCGTAATAAGCCTAAAAAGGGCCAAGAAATCAATTATTTTACAGATTTAACGCCTGGTGACTATGTAGTACATAACATGCATGGTATCGGCAAGTATATTGGCCTTAAAACAATTGAGACGGAAGGCATTCACCGCGATTATATTGAGATTGCTTATGCTGGAACGGACAAACTGTTCTTACCAGCTAATAATTTAGATCAACTGCAAAAATATATTGGCAACGAAGGTGATGTGCCACGTATTAATAAGATGGGTGGTCGTGACTGGAGCAAGGTTGTTACAAAGGCAAAAAAATCTATTGATGATTTAGCAGATAAACTCGTTGAGATATATGCACAACGAGAAATCACAGAAGGTTTTGCATTCTTGCCAGATCAACCATGGCAGCAAGAGTTTGAAGATGCGTTCCCATATGAGGAAACGGAAGACCAATTACAGGCTACCGCAGAGATTAAAGAATCCATGGAAAGACCTGTTCCTATGGATCGCTTGCTCGCTGGTGATGTAGGTTTTGGTAAAACGGAAGTGGCTATGCGCGCCATTTTCAAGGCTGTTATGAGCGGAAAACAAGTAGCAGTACTTGTACCAACTACGGTTTTAGCACAGCAACATTTCCAAACTTTTTTGAATCGCTTTGCTCCATTTGGGGTGAAAGTAGATGTGCTTAATCGATTCCGAACTACATCAGAGAAAAAACAAATTCTTAAAGGCGTAGAGGATGGATCTATTGATGTTCTTATTGGAACTCATTCATTACTTAACAAAAAGGTTGTATTCAAAGACTTAGGAATGCTTGTTGTAGATGAGGAGCAACGTTTTGGGGTAGCACAAAAAGAAAAGTGGAAAGAGTGGGCTAGCAATATTGATGTACTCACTTTGAGTGCTACACCGATTCCGCGGACTTTACATATGTCCCTTGTTGGGGTTCGAGAAATGTCTGTTATCAATACTCCGCCAGAGGAGCGATTGCCTGTTCAAACTTATGTGGTGGAATACGATATGAATCTCATAGCAGATGCTATCAAACGAGAACTTGCAAGAGGTGGACAGGTCTATTTCGTATATAACCGTGTCGCGTCCATTAATCACATGGGAGAACTATTAGAATCCGCATTGCCTGGCTTGCGTTATGCTATTGCTCATGGACAGATGACAGGCCGTCAAATTGAGGAGATTATGACCGATTTTTATGAAGGTCATTATGATGTACTCTTGTCCACGAGTATCATTGAAACTGGCTTAGATATTCCTAATGCCAATACTATCATCATTTATGACGCAGACCGTTTAGGTTTATCTCAACTATACCAAATGCGAGGCCGTGTAGGACGTTCTCGTAGACGTGCTTATGCATACTTCATGTATCGGCCAGATAAAATACTTTCAGAGGCAGCTGAAAAGCGTTTAAAAGCTATAGAGGAGTTCACCGAGCTCGGCGCAGGATTTAAGTTAGCCATGAGAGATTTAGAGATTCGCGGTGCCGGTAATCTATTAGGCTCACAGCAACATGGTAATATCGCATCTGTCGGCTTTGGTATGTATGTGAGCATGTTAGAAGAAGCGATTGCAAAGGCTCAAAATAAAGAAGTTGAGCGAGATGTATCCATTGATCCAGCTATCGACTTAGAGGTAGATGCGTTTATTGATGATGCGTATATCAAAGATAGTGCTCGTAAGATTTCTGTATACCAACGATTGTTACATATTAAATCTAAAGAGCAACTCGACGATATGACGGATGAGCTCATTGATCGTTTCGGTACACCAACCGATCCAGTAGACCGTTTGTTGCGCATTGCTCAAATTAAGGAGCAAGCGCGCCTACTGGGTATTAAGAGTATCGTCCGTAGAGATAAGCAGCTCACCATCCATTGGTATGACGATTCTAAAATGGCCGATTGGGACATGGGGGCTGTACGAGAAGATTTATGGAAAAAAATGAAGTTTATGGACACCAAGCCAGCCACATTATATGTGAATCTTAATGGCATGAAAGGTTCTGTTTTGACCATTACGGAAGCGGTGATAAAGGCTCTTAGCCACAAGTCACCGACTAAGGAGGGCCTATGAATCGATTTTTAAAAGGAGCCATGATTTTAACCTTAGCCGGTATTATCGTGAAGGTCATCGGTGCGTTTAGTAAGGTTCTTATTGCACGGATCTTAGGTGGTGAAGGAATTGGGCTATATATGATGGCCTATCCAATCTATCAAATTATCGTTAGTATTTCTGCTGCAGGTATTCCTGTAGCCATATCTATTATGATTGCAGAGAAACTTGCTAATGATGATATGCGAGGCGTACAACAAGTATTTTCCGTATCTTTGAGGGTACTCGCTATATTAGGGCTGGTATTTAGTTTGGCCTTATATGGTAGTGCGCAATGGCTCGTAGATAATCAAATCATCACCGATCCACGTGCTTTAATTGCTATTCAGCTATTATCTCCAGCCATTTTTGTAGTGACCATCCTGAGCTGTTTTAGAGGGTATTTCCAAGGTTTCCAGTATATGGTGCCTACTGGTACGAGTCAAGTATTTGAACAAATCTTTCGCGTGTCTTCTATGGTAGGTTTGGCATACTACTTCATTGATCGTGGACTCCATTTGGCGGCGGGTGGTGCGACCTTTGCTACATTCCCAGGCGTATTGGCAGGGTTACTGGTATTAATTTATTTTTACTACCGACAACGTAATGTTCGAGAGAAGATGCTTTCACAACAGAATCCTAATGCCATTTGTGAAAGTAACGGCACCGTAGTTAAACGATTGTTTAGTCTTGCCATACCGGTTTCTATGGCGAATATCATGCTTCCCATGGTATCACTCATTGATACATTTATCGTCCCGAAACGATTGATGGATATTGGATACTATCTCAATGAAGCAACCACACAATTTGGCTATCTAACGGGAATGGCAACATCTCTGATTGGGTTGCCAATTATTCTAACTACGTCCTTAGCCGCTAGTCTTGTACCAGCCGTATCTGAGGCCCATACTCAAGGTGATGTACATCGCATCGTGAAACGGGCGGAGACGGCGATTAAAATTGCTAATATGTTTACGATTCCAGCCTGTATTGGTCTCTGCGTATTAGCTACACCAATATCGCAATTAATATATGCAACACCCCACGCAGGGCCTGTTATTGCTGTTATTAGCTTGAGTATTGTGTTCCTCGGATGGCAGCAGGTTACTGCAGGTGTTTTACAAGGTTTAGGAAGAACAGTAATTCCTATGGTGTCGATTTTTATCGGCTTATTAGTGAAGACATTCTTAGATTATGAATTGACAGGTAGTGTTGAGTTGGGCATTAATGGTGCAGCTTGGGCGACGAATTTAAACTTTGCCATTGCAGCGCTTATTAACTATATTTTTGTAAAAAAATATGTAGGTTCGGTACTCAGCACATTAGAGTTATTAAAAATAATAGTATCTGCCATGGCCATGGGCGGTGCTACACAAGTCATCTATGTGAGCACTGTTGATTTATTAGGCAATGGTGGCGCTGTGGCTGCAGCAATTGTAGTGGCTATTTTTGTATATGGTTTATCGTTATGGCTTACTAAAGCTGTCGTAAAAGATGATATATACCATTTCCCAATCATAGGCAAGCGCTTACAAGCTCGACGCAATAGGGAGGAAGCAAAGCTATATGAAGAACAATATTGATATTCAACCTTTAGTCGATGTAGTGAAAACTTTGCGTGCACCAAATGGCTGTCCTTGGGATCAAAAGCAAACGCATGAATCTTTACGCCGCTATTTTATAGAAGAGACTTACGAAGTAGTAGATGCCATTGATAATAAAGATATGCCAAATCTTCGTGAAGAGTTAGGTGATGTATTATTGCAAGTTGTCTTTCACAGTCAATTGGCAGAGGAGGCTGGTCATTTTACACTTCAAGACGTAATTAATGATGTCGCTGAAAAAATGATTCGTCGTCATCCTCGTGTTTTTAGCCCAGAAAATGATGAAAAATCATACACTTGGGATGAATTAAAGGCACAAGAAAAGAAAAATATTCAAAATTCTGTATTGGATGGTGTATCGAAAAGTTTACCTGCTTTAATGGCGGCTTATAAACTCCAAGAAAAGGCTGCAAAGCTAGGATTTGACTGGGACGAGCTTGATCCTGTTTGGGCTAAAGTTTCCGAAGAAATGGGGGAATTTAAGGAGGCTATTGACCAAAATGATAGAGAAAATATGGAAAAAGAAGCAGGAGATGTGCTTTTTTCCTTGATTAATCTATTCAGATGGTATAAAATAAGCGGTGAAAATGCACTAAATCGCACAAACACAAAGTTCCGACAGCGTTTTTTACATGTAGAAGCTTGTGTTAACCAAAGCGATCGCTCATGGGAAGACTTTTCATTAGCTGAGCTCGATGCTTTTTGGGAGGAGGCTAAAGTGCAGGAAAAGTAACCTAGAGGTTTATACACTTCTAAGGTATTGTAATTTTAAGGAGGTTCTGTCATGAACAAAACAGAATTAATCGCAAGTGTTGCACAAAAAACTGAATTAACTAAAAAAGATGCTGAAAAAGCAGTAAAAGCTGTATTTGACACAGTAGCTCAAGAATTAGCAGCTGGTGGCAAAGTACAAGTTATCGGCTTCGGTACTTTCGAAGTTCGTGAACGCGCAGCTCGTGAAGGCCGTAACCCACAAAACGGTAAAACTATCACAATTGCAGCTTCCAAATCCCCTGCATTCAAAGCTGGTAAAGGTTTGAAAGAACAAGTTAACGCTGCAAAAGCTAAAAAACGCAAAAAATAATCCATATTGGATGTGAAAGAGACCTTTCGAGGTCTCTTTTTTTTATCTATTTATGGTATAATGCACAGAGAAAGGGTGCATTATGAATAACGAAACATCAAGGAAGGTTCTCATTGTGTCTGCCTCAATCGGCACTGGACATATGCAAGCCGCAAGAGCCATAGAAGAATATTGGAAAGAAAAAGAGCCACAAGCATCAATTACCCATGTTGATTTTCTTGATACAGAAACTATGTCTGTAGAGCATTTAATTAAGGGTACCTATATCAAGATGATTGACGTATTCCCCATGCTCTATGATATGATTTATCGCGTATCGAAAGGGGAAAAACGAGGTACCATTATGCAAACCGCATTGTCGTACCTACTTAAAAGCCGCATGCTTAAACTAGTACAACAAGAAGAGCCAGATGTAATGGTCTTTACACATCCATTTCCTTGTGGGGCGGCATCGATTTTAAAACGTCAAGGTCATATAGATGTACCACTAGTGGCTATTATGACAGACTTTAGTAGTCATCAGTTTTGGCTCTATCCACAGATTGATGTTTACTATGTTGCAACAGAATCTATGGTACCTGAAATGGTAGCTTCAGGTATCGATGAATCTCGTATTCATGTATCTGGCATTCCTGTGCGGCGATCTTTTTTCCGTGATGCTATTGAAGAGTATAGCTTAGAGGAACCTGTGAAAGTTCTTGTTATGGGTGGTGGCCTGGGTTTAGGCTCTCTTGAGACGGCTTTAAAACATCTAGATGAAGTAAATGGTATTGGTGAAATTACCGTTGTAGCTGGACAAAATACGTCTCTTTACGAATCGTTAGTTGTCCTTAGTGAATCTATGAAGACGAAGACTACCGTATATGGTTATACTACCAATATTTCTGAGCTCATGAAATCATCGTCTTTGCTCGTCACAAAACCTGGTGCATTGACCTGTATGGAGGCTGTTACAATCGGATTGCCAATGGTATTCTTTAATGCTATCCCAGGGCAGGAAGAGGCAAATGCAGAATTGTTAGAGCAACGGGGATGTGCTCGTTGGGCTCGCGATATTCACAACTTAGAAGATGTGGTAACTGCACTGTTAATTAATTCTCCGCGACTTCAACAAATGTCTGAACGTGCTCGCGAATGGCATGTGGATGGGGCTGCTGATATCGTAAATAGTCTCATTGAAATTTTAGATGCTAGTGCACAAGATGAGCTTGTGAAAGCTCAAGAGGCAATTAGCTAACCAATATAGAAAAAGCGATGACCTAAAGGGCCATCGCTTTTTTCTATTGATACTGTTCAATATGTTCTTTTCGAAGTTTTTGTAATGTAACTAAGAAAGCATCCGTACTTTCTGCACCATCCAATAGATCTTTTAATTGGTAAGAGTCATCAAGGGTAACACTCCATTGGAAGGAGTCGTTATCGTCGTACACATTGAATACGACTGGTGTCTCTAAGTCCTCTGGCATATAGCCGTCATCATCGGACACAGTTGCATACGTGCCATCCTCTAAGAGCTCAGTAAATAATGTGTCATACCCATCAATGTCGATAAGTTCAAAGTTGATACTTTCATAAAAGTCTAAAACCATATCCGTCGCCATGTGGACCTCCTCATGAATATATATGTTACGTTTATTCTACTGAGGGCGCCTGTTACTGTCAATGGTAATGTGTAGTATAATAAATAACAGAATTACAAAATAGGAGCGGAATATGAACGTTATTAGTTTACAGAACATAGAGAAATCATATGGCACAAGGCTACTGTTTAAAGAGGTGAGTATGACTTTTACCACGGAAAAACGATTAGGTCTTGTGGGCATCAACGGAACGGGTAAGTCTACATTTCTAAAAATATTAGCAGGACAAATGGAAGCTGATAAAGGCACCATTGAGCGTAATGGTAAGGCTAGCATTTATTACTTAGCGCAGACACCTGATTTTGATGCGGAAGCTACTTTGCTTGAGGCCGTTCTTGATGGAAATCATCCTCGGTTGCAAATGGTAAAAGTCTTTGAACGTATTAGTCGTGAGTATCGCCAAATGCAAGAGTCTGGTAAAGACGATGCTAAAATATCTCGCAACTATATGAATGCACTGGAGCAAATGGATCAGCAAGACGGGTGGCAAGTAGAGCAAGAGGCGCGCATTATTTTATCTAAATTGGGCTTTCCTGATGTGGAGCAAAAGGTAGCTATGTTATCAGGAGGGCAAAAGCGTCGTCTTGCATTGGGGCAAGCATTGCTATATCCATGTGATCTTTTATTACTAGATGAGCCGACTAACCATTTGGATGAAGATAGTATTGATTGGCTAGAGTCGTATTTGAGTGTACGTCAAGGAGGATTATTAATCAGTACCCATGATAGATATTTCCTCGATTCCGTATGTAATGGTATTTTAGAGCTATCAAATCGTCATATGTATCAATACGATGGCAATTATGAAGAATTTATTGCCTTGAAAGCTGATCGAGAGGCTCGTGAAGCTGCTACGGAAGAAAAACGACGTCAATTTTTAAAGCGGGAAATCGAATGGGTACGTCGTGGTGCTCTGGCAAGAACTACAAAACAAAAGGCTCGTCTTGACCGTTACGAAAAATTAAAGAATATGGAGAAAACCCGTCGTCCGGATCAAATGGATCCTATTGCGCTGAAGACACGTTTAGGAAAAACCATCTTTGATATTGAGCATTTAGAGTTTTATTTTGATGAACGTCCTATGATTAAGGACTTTACCTATCACGTGGTACGCCATGATCGTATCGGTATAGTAGGGCCCAATGGTGTTGGTAAGTCTACCTTTATGAATATCCTTGATGGCACCTACGAAGCGACGAGAGGTACTATTGGTAAAGGTGAGACCGTTCGTATTGCTCATTTTAAACAAGAGCTACCTGAATTTGATGAAGATATGCGCGTTCTCGATTATATTCGTGAGGACCACTCTTATATGGTGCTCGGTGATGGATCTACATTGAGCGCAGGACAAATCCTTGAGCGATTCCTTTTTACCCCAGAATTACATGGTGTACCGATTCGAAAACTCTCTGGCGGGGAACGTCGTCGTTTATACCTCTTAAAATTGTTGATGAGCGCCCCTAACGTATTATTGCTGGACGAACCGACGAATGATCTTGATATTCCAACATTGGAGGTATTAGAGGATTTCCTTGACTCCTTTAGTGGCGTCATCATCACCGTTTGCCACGATCGGTACTTCCTAGACCGCGTAGTGGATAAACTGTTTGTTTTTACCGGCGATGGACATATTGAAATCGTTCATGGCTCGTATTCTGACTACAAAGATGCTCTTGATGAAAGTAGTGGCAGCAAGCGCCCATTCTATATGCCAAATGATAATATACCGGCTAATTCCAAAGTGGTACGAGCTGTAGTAGGTGGAGAGGCTGATAGCGATGACTCTGTTGATAATCAATCTAATAGGGTAGATACCCTTGGAAATGATAATGTTGTTGCTGGTGATAAAACAGATACTTTCAAAGAAATACCAAAGAAGGGTCTCAATAAAGCAGAAGACGCGGAGTATGCCAAAATTATGGATGAATTGCCTAAGCTAGAACATTTAGTGAAGGGCCTCGATGTTATGATAAGCCAAGTGGCTACTGATTATGAAAAAATGCAGTCACTGATGGAGGAACGAGAAGAAACACAGACTCAAATAGATGCGCTCACTGAACGGTGGATGGAATTAGAGGAACGCCTATAATTCCTTTTATCATGCTATTTTTTAATATCTGTTATGCAAAGGAATTACGTGTAAGTTTATTGATAAAACTCACAATGTATAGTATAATTTCTACGATTAACGATAACAACGTTACCTAAGTAGGAGGAACTCATGAGTAAGTACCAATTTTTAGACCGTCGCGTGCCAATTGAAGACGGAAATATTGCATTAGTACAAGATTTAACTAAATGTAAAAACTGCTCCTTATGTCGTAAAGCTTGTGCTGTAGACATGGGTGTATTTGATTATTATGATTTAACAACAAATGGGGATCATCCAATTTGTATTCATTGTGGTCAATGTGCGTCTATTTGCCCATTTGATTCCATTAATGAGCGCTCTGAAATTGATGAAGTAAAAGCAGCTATTGCTGACCCTAATAAAATCGTCATTTTCCAAACTGCGCCTGCCGTACGTGTTGGTTTAGGCGAGGAATTTGGCCTTGAGGCTGGTACGTTTGTAGAAGGTAAAATGGTGGCTGCTCTTCGTAAATTGGGTGGCGACTATATTCTTGATACAAACTTTGGTGCGGACATGACTATCATGGAAGAAGCATCTGAGTTATTAGAACGCGTTATTAATAGTGATGCAGTATTGCCTCAATTCACATCTTGTTGTCCTGCTTGGGTTAAGTTTGCGGAAACATTCTATCCAGAATTCTTGCCAAACCTATCTACGGCTAAGAGCCCAATTGCTATGCAAGCGACTACACAAAAAACATATTTTGCTGAAAAAATGGGCCTTGATGCAAAACAAATTGTTGCCGTTGCAGTAACACCATGTACAGCTAAGAAGTTTGAGATTCGTCGCGATGAAATGAATTCCTCTGCGGAATACTGGGATACACCAGAAATGCGCGATACAGACTACTGTATTACTACACGGGAACTTGCAAAATGGTTGCGCGCAGAAGAAATCAACTTTGATGATCTTGAAGATTCTGTTTTTGACCCATTGATGGGTGAAGCTTCTGGTGGTGGTATCATTTTCGGTAACACTGGTGGCGTTATGGAAGCGGCTATGCGTGCGGCTTACAAGATGGCGACAGGTGAAGATGCACCTCAAACATTGATTCCATTTGAAGCTATTCGTGGCATGGATGGTGCTCGCGAAGCAGACGTAGTGATTGGGGATAAAACATTACACGTAGCGGCAGTTCATGGTACAGGTAATTTGCGTAAGTTCATAGAACACATGCGTGCAGAAAATATCCATTATGACTTTATCGAAGTAATGGCTTGTCGTGGTGGCTGTATCGGTGGTGGTGGTCAACCACGCGTTAAATTACCGATGGCTGACAAAGCTCGTGAAGCTCGTATTGCATCCTTGTATACTCGCGATGCAGAAGTAACTGTAAAAGCTGCTTGTGATAATCCAGATATCCAAAAATTGTATGCTGAGTTTTTTGATGGCAAACCTATGAGCCACAAAGCACATCATATGTTACATACTACCTTTGTAAATCGTTCTGAAGATTTAGGCCCTAATGGCGCTTGTACGCCTGCTACATGCCCTACATCCGTACCTAATTTAAAAAAGGCGGCAGAGGCGGCTAAAGCGGCGGCGGAAGCTAATAGCTAAGAGTTGATGGTTATTAGTTAATAAAAAGCACAAAGATAGCTAAGAAATATATAGCAGATAGTTGATATGTTAGTCAGCTATCTGCTTTTTTATCTATTTTATATAATGGAAATATGGTCAATAAAAGCTTTCACAGATGTAGATTCTATATATGCCATATACGCATAGGGGTTAAAATATAGAGATTGGTAAATTGGTTTAGGAATTACCTGTAGTATGCTATAATTAAATTGTTATTATAGAAGCAATCAATACTGGTTCGGGAGGATCTTCATGGCTTTTAAATTAAAAGGAAAAGAAGAAAAATTTTTCAGTATTTTGGAAAAGCATGCTGCACTAACCTATGAAAGTGCGGAAATGATGGAACGCGTATTTAAAGGGGATATCTCTAAGGAAGAGGCATTTCTTGAAATTGATACAAAGGAAAAAGCTGCCGATGAATTAGTAAATGAAACTG of the Veillonella parvula genome contains:
- a CDS encoding ABC transporter permease; the encoded protein is MNWRLYWNQIVSIIWKELLATFKDPKTRIILLLPVIIQGFLFGYAATYNLNKVPYVLIDESHTQTAAALESTINSSGVFELYQSANSPDIIAPLIDSNKVIMAVIIPQDFEENLKHKQPTSITVIVNGTNTMTSGLAAAYMGQIISQFNQTWLGVEHKGITIESRTWYNENQQSSWTFLTGLVILISMTQVIMLGGLSVAREREQGTFDQLLVTPVSSMQILIAKSIPPMIIGLFQSTVLLLIAMFWFKVPFRGNIFLVYAVLFTFISSSIGLGLSISAIAKNMQQVLVYVFVFLFPLALLSGLITPVHNMPKILQYLTYGNPMRFSVDAMRRIYLEGAGLTDIWFNFIPMIILIIISMSIAGWLFRNRVG
- the mfd gene encoding transcription-repair coupling factor produces the protein MNNTLTKLLSQNPSFVDGLNAFQRKGKSVIYGLSGSQKSFLLSQAFSVGLKKPVVIVVHDKDHKEMWERDLAFFWPNVLVQSFPITDHVDFTTVARSLEDQGAQMRALALLAWQEPAVVIANAEEVTQYVVSPHYLKGQSLHFALNDTIERDVALEQLVTIGYERVDQVEQRGHFAVRGDILDIYPVNSDHPIRIEFFGDEIDTLRFFSVENQRSIEQIESYTVTPFFLGKSDADSTLLSYVKEGTLIYDEPGRIQEALKKFLKEDPTHRKNHCDWNELQRTVDATNQVAFTFMQQRSIGLAGFNPIGIQGKTMTSFERQIPLLTDEIKQWHRLNHQVVLVLNNQQRREGIERALEGENIAFIHSDTWIAKPNTVVILKGLLTDGFELPNSHLVVVVEGNIYGQQKRKLRNKPKKGQEINYFTDLTPGDYVVHNMHGIGKYIGLKTIETEGIHRDYIEIAYAGTDKLFLPANNLDQLQKYIGNEGDVPRINKMGGRDWSKVVTKAKKSIDDLADKLVEIYAQREITEGFAFLPDQPWQQEFEDAFPYEETEDQLQATAEIKESMERPVPMDRLLAGDVGFGKTEVAMRAIFKAVMSGKQVAVLVPTTVLAQQHFQTFLNRFAPFGVKVDVLNRFRTTSEKKQILKGVEDGSIDVLIGTHSLLNKKVVFKDLGMLVVDEEQRFGVAQKEKWKEWASNIDVLTLSATPIPRTLHMSLVGVREMSVINTPPEERLPVQTYVVEYDMNLIADAIKRELARGGQVYFVYNRVASINHMGELLESALPGLRYAIAHGQMTGRQIEEIMTDFYEGHYDVLLSTSIIETGLDIPNANTIIIYDADRLGLSQLYQMRGRVGRSRRRAYAYFMYRPDKILSEAAEKRLKAIEEFTELGAGFKLAMRDLEIRGAGNLLGSQQHGNIASVGFGMYVSMLEEAIAKAQNKEVERDVSIDPAIDLEVDAFIDDAYIKDSARKISVYQRLLHIKSKEQLDDMTDELIDRFGTPTDPVDRLLRIAQIKEQARLLGIKSIVRRDKQLTIHWYDDSKMADWDMGAVREDLWKKMKFMDTKPATLYVNLNGMKGSVLTITEAVIKALSHKSPTKEGL
- a CDS encoding polysaccharide biosynthesis protein; the protein is MNRFLKGAMILTLAGIIVKVIGAFSKVLIARILGGEGIGLYMMAYPIYQIIVSISAAGIPVAISIMIAEKLANDDMRGVQQVFSVSLRVLAILGLVFSLALYGSAQWLVDNQIITDPRALIAIQLLSPAIFVVTILSCFRGYFQGFQYMVPTGTSQVFEQIFRVSSMVGLAYYFIDRGLHLAAGGATFATFPGVLAGLLVLIYFYYRQRNVREKMLSQQNPNAICESNGTVVKRLFSLAIPVSMANIMLPMVSLIDTFIVPKRLMDIGYYLNEATTQFGYLTGMATSLIGLPIILTTSLAASLVPAVSEAHTQGDVHRIVKRAETAIKIANMFTIPACIGLCVLATPISQLIYATPHAGPVIAVISLSIVFLGWQQVTAGVLQGLGRTVIPMVSIFIGLLVKTFLDYELTGSVELGINGAAWATNLNFAIAALINYIFVKKYVGSVLSTLELLKIIVSAMAMGGATQVIYVSTVDLLGNGGAVAAAIVVAIFVYGLSLWLTKAVVKDDIYHFPIIGKRLQARRNREEAKLYEEQY